The Setaria italica strain Yugu1 chromosome IX, Setaria_italica_v2.0, whole genome shotgun sequence genome has a window encoding:
- the LOC101753385 gene encoding protein STRUBBELIG-RECEPTOR FAMILY 7-like produces the protein MALGAAGVAALLFATVFTGVTGDTNSDDVTALSTFYTALNSPSQLTNWVPQNGDPCGQSWLGVTCSGSRVITIKVPGMGLNGTLGYNMNLLTELSELDASNNNLGGSDIPYNLPPNLERLNLEKNNFIGTLPYSISKMATLNYLNLGHNQLSDINVVFNQLTNLTTLDFSYNSFSGTLPESFSNMTSLSTLYLQNNQFTGTIDVLTDLPLTDLNVANNQFSGSIPDKMKSISNLQTSGNSFSNSPAPAATAPPPDTRPSRPSPSGSPSQSNHNSSPSRGRDTGNGGSGGKSSKVTGAAVAGIVISLVAVGALVGFFLIKRKSMRHQQGGDPEKNEHLSPLASGKIKQLRPIRSILLSPTGKELKKNVSMNLKPPSKIELHKSFNENDPTNKPVAKKVNLSSIRATAYTVADLQVATESFSADNLVGEGSFGRVYRAQLSDQKVLAVKKINFSAIPDHPSDFFVKLVVNIAKLNHPNLSELDGYCSEHGQCLLAYEFYKNGSLHDLLHLSDGNSRSLSWNSRVKIALGSARALEYLHETCSPSIIHKNFKSSNILLDDELNPHISDFGFADLIPNQELQESDDNSGYRAPEVTMSGQYSQKSDVYSFGVVMLELLTGRKAFDSSQPRSQQSLVRWATLQLHDIDLLDQMVDPALEGLYPAKSLSRFADAIALCVQPEPEFRPPMSEVVQSLVRLVQRSSMGAGLA, from the exons ATGGCTTTGGGCGCTGCGGGAGTGGCGGCGCTGCTCTTCGCCACCGTTTTCACGGGCGTCACCGGCGACACCAACTCCGACGATG TGACTGCCCTCAGCACGTTCTACACGGCCTTGAACTCGCCGTCGCAGCTGACAAACTGGGTGCCCCAGAACGGTGACCCTTGTGGCCAGTCTTGGCTCGGGGTTACTTGTTCTGGTTCAAGAGTGATAACAAT AAAAGTACCTGGCATGGGGCTAAATGGGACCCTGGGATACAACATGAATCTCCTCACTGAACTATCTGAGCT TGATGCGAGCAACAATAATCTTGGAGGAAGTGATATCCCTTATAATCTCCCACCAAATCTTGAGAGACT AAATCTAGAGAAAAACAACTTCATTGGGACTTTACCTTACTCCATTTCCAAAATGGCTACACTTAATTATTT AAATCTTGGTCATAATCAGCTGTCAGACATCAATGTTGTCTTCAACCAACTGACCAACTTAACAACATT GGACTTCTCATATAACTCGTTTTCTGGCACTCTTCCTGAAAGCTTCAGCAACATGACAAGTTTAAGCACACT TTATTTGCAGAACAATCAATTTACTGGCACGATAGACGTTCTCACTGATCTCCCTCTGACGGACCT AAATGTTGCAAATAACCAATTCAGTGGTTCAATTCCTGATAAGATGAAGAGCATAAGCAATCTCCA gaCAAGTGGCAACTCCTTTAGCAACAGTCCTGCACCAGCTGCAACAGCACCTCCACCAGACACTCGACCTTCGCGACCATCTCCTTCTGGAAGTCCAAGTCAGAGTAACCATAACAGTAGTCCATCACGAGGAAGGGATACCGGTAATGGTGGCAGTGGTGGCAAAAGCTCCAAAGTAACCGGTGCTGCAGTTGCAGGGATTGTGATATCACTGGTGGCTGTAGGTGCATTAGTTGGCTTCTTTCTGATCAAGAGGAAATCTATGAGGCATCAACAGGGAGGTGATCCTGAAAAGAATGAGCATCTCAGCCCTCTTGCATCCGGGAAAATTAAAC AACTGAGGCCCATCCGCTCTATCTTGCTCTCACCAACTGGAAAAGAACTGAAGAAGAATGTATCAATGAACTTGAAACCACCGTCGAAAATCGAGCTGCACAAGTCCTTCAACGAAAATGATCCCACTAACAAGCCTGTTGCGAAGAAAGTAAACCTCTCTTCCATCAGGGCAACTGCATACACGGTGGCAGACCTGCAGGTAGCAACGGAGAGCTTCAGTGCTGACAATCTGGTCGGCGAAGGCTCTTTTGGCCGTGTTTACAGAGCACAGTTGTCTGATCAGAAG GTTCTGGCTGTGAAGAAAATCAATTTCTCTGCCATCCCAGACCACCCATCTGATTTCTTCGTTAAGCTGGTTGTCAACATTGCAAAGCTAAATCATCCAAACCTCTCAGAGCTAGATGGCTACTGCTCAGAGCATGGACAGTGCTTGCTGGCATATGAATTTTACAAGAATGGATCTCTTCATGACCTTCTTCACCTGTCAGATGGCAACAGCAGATCGTTGTCTTGGAATAGCCGTGTCAAGATTGCGCTAGGATCAGCGAGGGCATTAGA GTATCTACATGAAACTTGTTCACCATCTATCATCCACAAGAATTTCAAATCATCTAACATACTGTTGGACGATGAGCTTAACCCCCACATTTCAGATTTTGGGTTTGCAGACCTAATTCCCAATCAGGAACTCCAG GAATCAGATGACAACTCGGGATACAGAGCTCCTGAGGTGACCATGTCCGGTCAGTACTCTCAAAAGAGCGATGTTTACAGCTTTGGAGTAGTCATGCTTGAGCTCCTGACTGGTCGTAAAGCATTTGACAG CTCTCAACCAAGGTCCCAGCAATCATTAGTCCGGTGGGCTACTCTGCAGCTGCACGACATCGACTTGCTAGATCAGATGGTTGATCCAGCACTGGAGGGGCTGTACCCTGCGAAATCACTCTCTCGGTTTGCAGACGCAATCGCTCTCTGTGTCCAG CCTGAGCCAGAATTCAGGCCACCAATGTCGGAGGTCGTCCAGTCTCTGGTCCGTCTTGTGCAACGATCAAGCATGGGGGCGGGGCTAGCTTAG
- the LOC101779085 gene encoding protein STRICTOSIDINE SYNTHASE-LIKE 10-like — protein sequence MSWNLRSRNARTNPGFLDTAASSASVSLAANPGSTLVYEWRMRHERRRRRSPAGTTRARGDSNYGVTLALEQIPLPHGVTGAESLAFDRRGRGPYAGVSDGRVLRWDGSANGWTTFAYNANYKKNPLCTAPVRRPEDTESICGRPLGLQFYAKTGDLYIADAYLGLMKVGPDCGEAEVVAAEAGGVPFNFTNGVDVDQATGDVYFTDSSTIYPRARNTQIMIHRDAAGRLLKYDARVGRVAVLKASLHYPNGVAVSADRTHVVVAHTGPCQAFRYWIRGPKAGRYELLANLPGYADNVRRDTKGGYWFALNREKINATAPEHLVGHCSSTDFLFTPDSDAAALQKRSAIALIIYIQNK from the exons ATGAGCTGGAACCTCCGCTCCAGGAACGCACGCACGAACCCCGGCTTCCTCGACACGGCAGCGAGCTCGGCGTCCGTCAGCCTCGCCGCCAACCCGGGCAGCACGCTCGTGTACGAGTGGCGGATGCgccacgagcgccgccgccgccggagccctgCAGGAACGACTCGTGCCAGAGGCG attcaaactatggtgTTACACTTGCCCTCGAGCAAATCCCACTGCCCCACGGTGTCACCGGCGCCGAGAGCCTCGCCTTCGACCGCAGGGGTCGGGGGCCCTACGCCGGCGTCTCCGACGGCCGCGTCCTCCGGTGGGACGGGAGCGCTAACGGCTGGACGACGTTCGCGTACAACGCCAACTACAAGAAGAACCCCCTCTGCACGGCGCCTGTGCGGCGGCCGGAAGACACCGAGAGCATCTGCGGGCGCCCGCTCGGCCTGCAGTTCTACGCCAAGACCGGCGATCTGTACATCGCTGACGCGTACCTAGGGCTGATGAAGGTCGGGCCGGACTGCGGCGAGGCCGAGGTGGTCGcagcggaggccggcggcgtgccCTTCAACTTCACCAACGGCGTCGACGTCGACCAGGCTACCGGCGATGTCTACTTCACCGACTCGAGCACCATCTACCCCCGTGCGCGCAACACGCAGATCATGATCCACCGTGATGCGGCGGGGCGGCTGCTCAAGTACGACGCACGAGTCGGGCGTGTCGCCGTGCTCAAGGCCAGCCTGCACTACCCCAACGGCGTCGCCGTCAGCGCCGACCGGACACACGTCGTGGTGGCGCACACGGGGCCGTGCCAGGCGTTCAGGTATTGGATTAGGGGCCCCAAGGCCGGTCGCTACGAGCTCCTCGCCAACCTCCCGGGCTATGCGGACAATGTCAGGCGAGACACCAAGGGAGGCTACTGGTTCGCGCTGAACAGGGAGAAGATCAACGCGACGGCCCCCGAGCACCTCGTCGGCCATTGCAGCAGCACTGACTTTCTTTTCACCCCTGATTCAGATGCAGCAGCACTGCAGAAAAGGTCTGCCATTGCTTTGATAATTTATATACAAAACAAGTAA
- the LOC101752985 gene encoding RING-H2 finger protein ATL74 produces MAVVTAAGAVTVAACAAAAVLALTSPSSSYDEARRGGATVAEAGDAVLQPARSRECAVCLSELPAGAAEERSGPDGPAVRALPACGHAFHADCIGRWLPLRPECPLCRRPVLLADGQQAAARPAAALATAAAPAWARPARIACGFGDGRVVWTRSPSARQ; encoded by the coding sequence ATGGCCGTCGTCACCGCCGCGGGCGCCGTGACCGTGGCcgcctgcgcggcggcggccgttcTGGCCCtcacgtcgccgtcgtcgtcgtacgACGAGgcgcggaggggcggcgccactgtggcggaggcgggggacgCGGTTTTGCAGCCGGCCCGGTCGCGCGAGTGCGCGGTGTGCCTGTCCGAGCTGCCGGCTggagcggcggaggagcgcTCCGGCCCCGACGGGCCGGCGGTGCGGGCGCTGCCGGCGTGCGGCCACGCGTTCCACGCGGACTGCATTGGCAGGTGGCTGCCGCTGCGCCCCGAGTGCCCGCTCTGCCGCCGCCCCGTGCTGCTCGCTGACGGACAACAAGCTGCCGCGAGGCCCGCTGCGGCattggcgacggcggcggcgcctgcttgggcgcggccggcgaggattGCGTGCGGCTTCGGCGACGGGAGGGTGGTGTGGACGCGCAGTCCGTCCGCCAGGCAGTAA
- the LOC101754074 gene encoding glucan endo-1,3-beta-glucosidase 5 produces MGSCAALRALAVVLWVAAAYPVLFRARPVQALAANWGTRALHPLPGDITVRLLRDNGFDKVKLFEADQPALRALGHSGIQVMLGLPNDLLAGVAASVNAAEQWVLQNVSAYVSRYGVDIRYIAVGNEPFLKSYKGKFEAATLPAVQNVQAALVKAGLARQVRVTVPLNADVYESLDGRPSSGDFRPDISGLMVSLVRFLLDNGGILAINIYPFLSMDADPNFPVDYAFFPSPGAPPSQASVQDGNVLYTNVFDANYDTLIAALEKHGLGSIPVVVGEIGWPTDGDKNANVAAAQRFNQGLFDRIIAGKGTPRRPQMPDVYVFALLDEDNKSVDPGNFERHWGVFNYDGTPKYRLNLAGGRPLVPAKGVRYLSKQWCVLRPDASPTDPSIAGAVQYACQYSDCTSLGGGSSCGNLDARANVSYAFNQFFQAANQQKAACNFNNLSTIVTTDPSQGTCRFEIMIDTGRHELTGKSAAGRVGSSWWSAVPLVLGFVSLVVAW; encoded by the coding sequence ATGGGGTCGTGCGCGGCGCTGCGTGCGCTGGCGGTGGTGctgtgggtggcggcggcgtaccCGGTGTTGTTCCGGGCGCGGCCCGTGCAGGCGCTGGCGGCCAACTGGGGCACCCGCGCGCTGCACCCGCTGCCGGGGGACATCACCGTGCGCCTCCTCCGCGACAACGGCTTCGACAAGGTGAAGCTCTTCGAGGCCGACCAGCCCGCGCTCCGGGCGCTGGGCCACTCGGGCATCCAGGTCATGCTGGGCCTCCCCAACGacctcctcgccggcgtcgccgccagCGTCAACGCCGCTGAGCAGTGGGTGCTCCAGAACGTCTCCGCCTACGTCTCCAGGTACGGCGTCGACATCCGCTACATCGCCGTCGGCAACGAGCCCTTCCTCAAGTCCTACAAGGGCAAGTTCGAGGCCGCCACGCTGCCCGCCGTCCAGAACGTGCAGGCGGCGCTCGTCAAGGCCGGCCTCGCCCGCCAGGTCCGCGTCACCGTCCCGCTCAACGCCGACGTCTACGAGTCCCTCGACGGCAGGCCCTCCTCCGGCGACTTCCGCCCCGACATCTCCGGCCTCATGGTCAGCCTCGTCCGCTTCCTCCTCGACAACGGCGGCATCCTCGCCATCAATATCTACCCCTTCCTCTCCATGGACGCCGACCCCAACTTCCCCGTCGACTACGCCTTCTTCCCCTcccccggcgcgccgccgtcccaGGCCAGCGTGCAGGACGGCAACGTGCTCTACACCAACGTCTTCGACGCCAACTACGACACCCTCATCGCCGCACTCGAGAAGCACGGCCTGGGTTCCATCCCCGTCGTCGTGGGGGAGATCGGATGGCCCACCGACGGCGACAAGAACGccaacgtcgccgccgcgcagcgCTTCAACCAGGGACTCTTCGACCGCATCATCGCCGGCAAGGgcaccccgcgccgcccccagATGCCCGACGTCTACGTCTTCGCGCTGCTCGACGAGGACAACAAGAGTGTCGACCCCGGCAACTTCGAGCGCCACTGGGGCGTCTTCAACTACGACGGCACGCCCAAGTACCGGCTcaacctcgccggcggccgcccgcTCGTGCCGGCCAAGGGCGTCCGGTACCTCTCCAAGCAGTGGTGCGTGCTCCGCCCGGACGCCAGCCCGACCGACCcgtccatcgccggcgccgtccagTACGCCTGCCAGTACTCAGACTGCACcagcctcggcggcggctcatCCTGCGGCAACCTCGACGCGCGCGCCAACGTCTCCTACGCCTTCAACCAGTTCTTCCAGGCGGCCAACCAGCAGAAGGCCGCCTGCAACTTCAACAACCTCTCCACCATCGTCACCACCGACCCGTCCCAGGGGACATGCAGGTTCGAGATCATGATCGACACCGGCCGACACGAGCTCACCGGCAAGTCGGCCGCCGGCAGGGTGGGTTCCTCCTGGTGGAGCGCCGTGCCGCTAGTGCTCGGCTTCGTCAGCCTCGTGGTCGCGTGGTGA